In a single window of the Dehalococcoidales bacterium genome:
- a CDS encoding phage antirepressor N-terminal domain-containing protein, giving the protein MLGCRGYKGYGDGTTDDDDGDKKNEIVRVGFRGGEIEAVQLPDGSVWVSVRRVCEHLGIDPWNQQLKLKEQPWARTVIITVPDVRGHKQEAFMLHLDNLPMWLTKINRNKVSPDTQPLLDAYQKEADGVLRDYFYGRSPMKMPTYVEALRQLADQLETNAKIKNENHMLKLKGKVDRPFILAGKAMINTEAYCKIAEFAKSVKIDGKILGPLKMFQFLRAKGVLFKKPHGDNLPYQCHIDTGRFIVQQGTHPDGHGGEKIHHTTYITRKGEGYVINLMINDPLFLHMSITVRGENRVMF; this is encoded by the coding sequence ATGTTGGGATGCAGGGGGTACAAGGGGTATGGGGACGGAACAACCGACGATGATGATGGAGACAAGAAAAACGAGATCGTCCGGGTAGGGTTTCGCGGCGGCGAAATAGAGGCGGTACAGCTACCAGACGGATCGGTCTGGGTTTCGGTGCGCCGGGTCTGCGAGCACCTCGGGATTGACCCATGGAATCAGCAATTGAAACTCAAGGAACAGCCTTGGGCTCGTACCGTGATTATCACGGTACCAGACGTAAGGGGCCATAAGCAGGAAGCTTTCATGCTCCATCTGGACAACCTGCCTATGTGGTTGACGAAGATCAATCGTAACAAGGTGAGCCCTGATACTCAGCCTTTGCTGGATGCGTATCAGAAAGAGGCGGACGGAGTTTTGAGAGATTATTTTTACGGCAGGTCGCCAATGAAGATGCCTACATATGTGGAGGCTCTTCGGCAGCTAGCTGATCAGCTCGAGACAAACGCTAAAATCAAAAACGAAAACCACATGCTCAAGCTCAAGGGTAAGGTGGACCGGCCTTTTATTCTTGCTGGTAAAGCCATGATCAATACCGAGGCTTACTGCAAAATTGCCGAATTTGCAAAGTCGGTCAAAATCGACGGCAAGATTTTAGGCCCGCTCAAGATGTTCCAGTTCTTGCGCGCGAAAGGGGTTTTATTCAAAAAACCTCACGGGGATAACCTACCATATCAGTGCCATATCGACACCGGGAGATTTATCGTGCAGCAGGGCACGCATCCGGATGGACACGGCGGGGAGAAGATTCACCATACGACGTATATCACCCGAAAAGGGGAGGGGTACGTCATAAACCTCATGATCAACGATCCTCTTTTTTTGCACATGTCGATTACAGTACGAGGCGAAAACCGGGTTATGTTCTAG